The following DNA comes from Acidimicrobiia bacterium.
CGGCCTCGGGCATGTAGCCGCGACCGGCGTGCTCGAGGTCGATCCAGTACCCGACGTTGGCGGACTGGAACGGCCCGCGCTGGACGCTCCCCAGGCTCACCTCGCCCGCGAAGGCGCTGCCCTTCCGGAGGAAGATCCCGAACCCGTAGGCGGCGTCGAAGTGCCGCTGGCGATCCCAGGCGCCACACCGGGCCTTGAAGGCCTCGGGGTCCGTGATCGGGTCCGGCGCGCCGGGCTCGCCGAGCGGCTCCCAGGCCTCGAGCCACTCTCGGCTGCGGATCCGGACCTCGCGCCACGCCTCCCAGTCGCCTCCCTTCAGCGGCCGGAGCGTGACCCGCGCCCCCGTCAGCACCTCGCTGCGGCGCATCGGCGAAGGTTACCGACGCGCCCGCGCGCCCGTGCCAGGCTGACGGGCGTGCCCCCGCCCGCCGACGGCCGCCTGGTGTGGCTCGACCTCGAGATGACCGGTCTCGACGTCACCCGTCACGTCATCGTCGAGGTGGCGGTGCTCGTGACCGACGCCGGCCTGGAGGCGCTCGACGAGGGCCTCGACGTCGTCGTGCACCAGCCGCCGGCCGCGCTTGCGGAGATGAACGACACCGTCCGCGCCATGCACACCCGGTCGGGGCTGCTGGCCGCGATCGAGGCGTCCGAGGTCTCGCTGCCCGAGGCCGGCGAGCAGGCCCTCGCTTACGTGCGCCGTCACATCCCGGAGCCGGGCACCGCGCCCCTGTGCGGCAACTCGATCGGGGTCGACCGGCGCTTCCTGGACCGCCAGCTGCCGGAGCTCGACGCCTACCTCCACTACCGCAGCATCGACGTGTCGTCGCTGAAGGAGCTGAGCCGGCGCTGGTACCCGGACGCGTTCAAGCGCCGACCCTCCAAGCGAGAGACGCATCGCGCCCTCGATGACGTCCACGAATCGATCGCCGAGCTGCGCTACTACCGGGACACGATCCTGCGACCGGTCGAGCCGCCGGCGCCCACTACCTAGACCAGGTCGCGGAGTGCTCCCAGGATCGTGGTCACGTTCCGGTCGCGCGCCGAGTGGCCCATGAGGCCGATCCGCCACGCCCGCCCCGCGAACTCGCCGAGGCCGGCGCCGACCTCGATGCCGTAGGTCTCGAGCAGCTCCTTGCGCAAGGTGACGTCGTCGGCGCCGTTCGGGAGCCAGGCCGACGTGAGCTGCGGGAGCCGACGGCGCTCCTCGGCGAGGAGCGGGAAGCCGATCCGGGGCAGCTCGTGCTGGAGGCGGGCGCCGACGCGGCGATGGCGGGCCCACGTGGCGTCGAGGCCCTCCTCGAGGACGGCACCGAGGGCGGCGTGCAGCGACAGGATCATCGCGACCGGCGCGGTGTGGTGGTACGTGCGCTGGGACCCGGCGACGTAGCGCTCGATGAGCCCGAGGTCGAGGTACCAGGACTGCGGCGGGGTGGCGCGGCGTCGGACCTGCGCCCGGGCACGCTCGGACAGCGTGAGCGGCGCCAGGCCCGGGGCCACGCCGAGGCACTTCTGGGTGGCGGAGTAGCAGGCGTCGATCCCCCAGGCGTCGACCTCGAGCGGGATGCCGCCCAGGCTCGTGACCGCGTCGACGACGAACAGCGTGTCGGTGTCCGCCAGCGCCGCCAGCGGCGCGACCTCGTTCTCGACGCCGGTGGAGGTCTCGGCGTGCACGACGGCCAGCAGCCGCGCCCGCGGGTGCCGGCGCTGGGCGTCGAGGAGCTGCTCGGGATCGAGGGCACGCCCCCACGCGGCGTCGACCCGCACGAGGTCGGCGCCGCAGCGGCGGGCGACCTCGCACATCCGCTCGCCGAACACGCCGTTCACGCCGATGATCACGGTGTCGCCCGGCTCCACCAGGTTGACGAAGCACGCCTCCATGCCCGCCGAGCCCGTCCCGCTCACCGGGAACGTGAGCGCGTGCTCGGTGCGGAACACGGCGCGTAGCCGCGCCATCGTCTCGTCGAGGAGGGCGAGGAACTCGGGGTCGAGATGGCCGAGCATCGGGCGCGTCAGCGCCGCGGTCGCCTCGGGGTAGGGGTTCGAGGGGCCCGGGCCGAGCAGCAGCCGGTCGGTCATCACCACGGCCCGGCATCCTACGGGGGCCCGCTTCCGCCGCCGGCGGTCGGGCGGGCACGTCAGACGGGGGTGGCCAGCCCGTCCCAGTGCTCGAGCAGCATGCCGACGACCGGTCGAGCCGGTGGGCCCGCGGCCAGCCCGCGCGCGATCTCCGCCGCCGCGCGCGCGACTCGGGTGACGTCCGCGTCCGGCAGCAGGATGCCGGCCCGGTCCGCCGCCTCCTGCACCGCGTGCGCGGCGTCGGCGGCGGCACGGGCGGCGCGGCGGGAGCAGCCGGTGCGACGCAGCAGCTTGTCGATCGCGATGGTGGCGCGCCACCAGTCCACCTCGTCGCAGATCTGCTCGGCGCCGATCGACGTGGCGACGCGACGCAGGTCGTCGCCGGTCATCGACTTCAGCGCGGCCGTGAACCGGTCCGGCGATTCGGGTCGCGTGGTTCCGTCCCCCACCGGGGCATTGTCGGACCGCCGCCCCCGAAAGTGGTGGATTTCCGAGCCGTCAGGCCAGGCTGCGGACCAGGCCGTCGAGGATGTCGTCCTCGGAGACGAGCAGCTCGTCGACCCCGAAGGCCCGCAGGACCGTGACCAGCACCACCGCCCCGCCGACGATGGTGTCGACCCGGCCCGGCTCCAGGCCGGGGTTGTGGCGCCGCTCCGCCGCCGGCTCGAGGGCGAGGGTCCGGAACACGTCCTCGGCCGCGTCGCGGGTCAGCCGGAAGTGGTGGATCCGCTCCCGGGAGTACGGGACGCCCTGCTCGACGGCGGCGATGGTCGTGATCGTGCCGGCGAGCCCGACCACGGTCCGGGCCTCGTGGAGGGCCGGGAGGGCGCGCTCGACGTCGGCGAGGTGGTCGCGCACCACCGACACCGCCTGGGAGAGCTCCTCGGGCGCGGGCGGGTCGGAGCGCAGCCACTGCTCGGTGATTCGGACGCAGCCGACGTCGATCGAGATCGCCGCCTCGGGCTCCCGGGCGCCCATCGTGAACTCGGTCGATCCGCCGCCGAGGTCGACCACGAGGTACGGCGGGGGCTCGTCGGTGAGGCCCCCGGTGGCGCCGATGAACGAGAGCCGAGCCTCCTCGTCGCCGCTCAGCAGCTCGGGCTTCACGCCGAGGGCGGCTCGGGCGGCGGCGAAGAAGTCGCCGCGGTTCTCGGCGTCGCGCGCTGCGCTCGTGGCGCTGGCGCGAACCCTCGTCGCGCCCTGCTCGCGGATCGCGTGCCCGTACTCGTCGAGCACCTCGAGGGTGCGCGCCACGGCCTCCGGTGCCAGCCGACGGGAGGCGTCGACCCCCGCGCCGAGGCCCGTGATCCGCATCCGGCGGTCGCGGGGGACGAGGGTCGTGTCAGCACCGTGACGCTCGGCGTCGGCGACGAGCAGCCGGATCGAGTTGGTCCCGATGTCGACGGCGGCGACTCGCGTCACCCCAGCCGCTCCGCCACCCACGCTCCGACGGGGTCGTCGCCGCCGGCGAGGTGCCAGGCGTAATGGGCGTGGAGGCACTTGACGCCGGCGCGCGCGCCGCCCACCCCGCCGTGGGGCCGCGGCCCGTCCCAGTCGGGCGGGATCGCAGCGTCGCGATCGGCCGCGTACGCGGCGTGGGCGCGGGCGAGGTCGGTGGCGTCGACGGCGGCCTCGGCCGCTCGGACCCCGCCCGCGGCCTCGAGCCGGGCCACGCGGCGGCTGAGCGTCGGGTCGAGGAGCCAGTACCGGGTCGGCATCGGCTCGCCGGCGCGGGTGAACGGCCCGTTGCGCAGCACGAGGGGCGTGCCGACGGCGTCGCGCACGACCACCTCGAAGTCGGCGGTCGGCTCGCGCCCGAGGCCGGCCCGCACCGCCTCCAGATCGGCGGCCGTCATCGCCGCAGTCTACGGAGGGGTCGTCGCGCCGCGCCCGGGCCGAGCCGTCGTCGTCGGCGTGGTCGACGGCGGGGCGGGCACGAGCACGTAGGGCGTCTCGCCTGGCCGCACGAGCCCGTACTGCTCGCGCGCGATCCGCTCGACCGCGGCGTCGCTCTGCAGCTGTCGGGACTGGCGGTCGAGACGGGCGGTCGCGCGCTGCAGGTTGGCGAGGTGCCGCTCGGTGGCGTGGATCTGTGAGCGCTGCTGCAGGAAGGTGCGGGTCGGGTACCCGAAGGCGAAGAGCAGGCCGATGAGCATGAGGCCGCCGACCGTCGCGGCGAGCAGGGCGCGGCGGCGGCGCACCCGGGGCGAGGGGCGACCGGTCCCCGACGGTCGCGCTGGCCCCCGGCCCGAGGGCCGGGCCCGTCGACGGGGTGGGGGCGCGGCCGAGCGGCGCCCGCGGCGCGGCTCAGCCACGTTGCTCATGCCCCCGACCGTCCCCGGCCAGCGCGGCGCCGCCGAGGTACGCCGCGATCGGCCCGAGCTCCTCCTCGATGCGCAGCAGCTGGTTGTACTTCGCGACTCGGTCGGTGCGCGCCGGCGCGCCGGTCTTGATCATCCCGCAGTTCGTCGCCACCGCCAGGTCGGCGATCGTGGTGTCCTCGGTCTCCCCGCTGCGGTGCGACATCACCGCCGTGTACCCGCGCCGGGCACCGACGAGCATCGTGTCGAGGGTCTCGGTGAGGGTGCCGATCTGGTTCACCTTCACGAGGATCGAGTTGGCGACCCCACGCTCGATGCCGTAGCGGAGCCGATCGGGGCTGGTGACGAACACGTCATCGCCGACGAGCTGGAGGCGGCCGAGCCGGTCCGTGAGGGCGCGCCAGCCGTCCCAGTCGTCCTCGGCCATGCCGTCCTCGATCGAGACGATCGGGTAGCGGTCGCACAGCCCGGCCAGGTAGTCGACCCACTCCGAGGCGCCGAAGGTCCGACCCTCGCCGGCGAGCTGGTAGCGACCCTCGGCGTAGAGCTCCGTCGCGGCCACGTCGAGCGCGAGGGCGACCTCGGTGCCGGCGCGGTAGCCGGCGGCGTCGATCGCCTCGAGCAGCAGCGCCAGGGCCTGCTCGTTCGAGGCGAGGTCCGGCGCGAATCCGCCCTCGTCGCCGAGCGCGGTGGCGAGGCCCCGCTCGTGGAGCAGGCGTCGGAGCGCGTGGTAGGTCTCGACGCCCCACCGCAGCGCCTCACCGAAGCTGGCCGCGCCGACCGGGGCCAGCATGAACTCCTGGAGGTCGACGTTCGTCTCGGCGTGCGCGCCGCCGTTCAGCACGTTCAGGAGGGGCATCGGCAGCACGTGGGCGTCGACGCCCCCGAC
Coding sequences within:
- a CDS encoding GNAT family protein, with protein sequence MRRSEVLTGARVTLRPLKGGDWEAWREVRIRSREWLEAWEPLGEPGAPDPITDPEAFKARCGAWDRQRHFDAAYGFGIFLRKGSAFAGEVSLGSVQRGPFQSANVGYWIDLEHAGRGYMPEAVAVVLRFAFEDLGLHRVEAAIVPRNVKSRRVAEKLGLRDEGTSQRFLQIRGAWEDHVRYAITAEEWSARRDELEAEFFARR
- the orn gene encoding oligoribonuclease, with translation MPPPADGRLVWLDLEMTGLDVTRHVIVEVAVLVTDAGLEALDEGLDVVVHQPPAALAEMNDTVRAMHTRSGLLAAIEASEVSLPEAGEQALAYVRRHIPEPGTAPLCGNSIGVDRRFLDRQLPELDAYLHYRSIDVSSLKELSRRWYPDAFKRRPSKRETHRALDDVHESIAELRYYRDTILRPVEPPAPTT
- a CDS encoding alanine--glyoxylate aminotransferase family protein, encoding MTDRLLLGPGPSNPYPEATAALTRPMLGHLDPEFLALLDETMARLRAVFRTEHALTFPVSGTGSAGMEACFVNLVEPGDTVIIGVNGVFGERMCEVARRCGADLVRVDAAWGRALDPEQLLDAQRRHPRARLLAVVHAETSTGVENEVAPLAALADTDTLFVVDAVTSLGGIPLEVDAWGIDACYSATQKCLGVAPGLAPLTLSERARAQVRRRATPPQSWYLDLGLIERYVAGSQRTYHHTAPVAMILSLHAALGAVLEEGLDATWARHRRVGARLQHELPRIGFPLLAEERRRLPQLTSAWLPNGADDVTLRKELLETYGIEVGAGLGEFAGRAWRIGLMGHSARDRNVTTILGALRDLV
- a CDS encoding Ppx/GppA phosphatase family protein; this translates as MTRVAAVDIGTNSIRLLVADAERHGADTTLVPRDRRMRITGLGAGVDASRRLAPEAVARTLEVLDEYGHAIREQGATRVRASATSAARDAENRGDFFAAARAALGVKPELLSGDEEARLSFIGATGGLTDEPPPYLVVDLGGGSTEFTMGAREPEAAISIDVGCVRITEQWLRSDPPAPEELSQAVSVVRDHLADVERALPALHEARTVVGLAGTITTIAAVEQGVPYSRERIHHFRLTRDAAEDVFRTLALEPAAERRHNPGLEPGRVDTIVGGAVVLVTVLRAFGVDELLVSEDDILDGLVRSLA
- a CDS encoding DUF501 domain-containing protein; translation: MTAADLEAVRAGLGREPTADFEVVVRDAVGTPLVLRNGPFTRAGEPMPTRYWLLDPTLSRRVARLEAAGGVRAAEAAVDATDLARAHAAYAADRDAAIPPDWDGPRPHGGVGGARAGVKCLHAHYAWHLAGGDDPVGAWVAERLG
- a CDS encoding septum formation initiator family protein — translated: MRRRRALLAATVGGLMLIGLLFAFGYPTRTFLQQRSQIHATERHLANLQRATARLDRQSRQLQSDAAVERIAREQYGLVRPGETPYVLVPAPPSTTPTTTARPGRGATTPP
- the eno gene encoding phosphopyruvate hydratase, which codes for MSEIVEVVGREILDSRGNPTVEAEVELASGARGRAEVPSGASTGAHEAVERRDGGDRYGGKGVLGAVGHVNGEIADTLTGLEAADQRLVDDELAVLDGTPNKARLGANAVLAASLAVARAAAEEAGLPLYRYVGGVDAHVLPMPLLNVLNGGAHAETNVDLQEFMLAPVGAASFGEALRWGVETYHALRRLLHERGLATALGDEGGFAPDLASNEQALALLLEAIDAAGYRAGTEVALALDVAATELYAEGRYQLAGEGRTFGASEWVDYLAGLCDRYPIVSIEDGMAEDDWDGWRALTDRLGRLQLVGDDVFVTSPDRLRYGIERGVANSILVKVNQIGTLTETLDTMLVGARRGYTAVMSHRSGETEDTTIADLAVATNCGMIKTGAPARTDRVAKYNQLLRIEEELGPIAAYLGGAALAGDGRGHEQRG